The Miscanthus floridulus cultivar M001 chromosome 17, ASM1932011v1, whole genome shotgun sequence genome has a window encoding:
- the LOC136515393 gene encoding uncharacterized protein: MLLHYFTDHEVAVITSCPLGDIIRNRDATGWISKWALELMGHDIRYIPHTAIKSQALMDFVTKWTEVQLPTPDVTHEYWTMYFDGSVMGPGSGARVVLISPDRSKLCYAIRLHFSASNNTTEYEALISGLRIAIELGAMQLYVHGDSELVVDQVMKESFCKSPLMAAYC, from the coding sequence atgctcctgcactacttcaccgaccacgaagttgcggtcatcacttcatgcccactcggggacatcatccgcaatcgCGATGCtacgggatggatctccaagtgggcacttgaactcatgggccatgacatcaggtatatccctcatactgcgatcaagtctcaggctctcatggactttgtcactaaatggacggaggtccagctcccGACCCCAGATGttacccacgagtactggactatgtacttcgacgggtctgtaATGGGGcctggctcgggggctagagtggtacTGATATCCCCGGACAGGAGTAAGCtctgctatgccatccgcctccatttttcggcctcaaacaacaccacggaatatgaagccctcatcagcggactgcgcatcgccatcgagctcggcgctatgcAACTCTACGTTCAcggtgactcggagttggtcgttgatcaagtcatgaaggaatccttcTGTAagagccccctcatggcagcatactgctag